In one window of Ignatzschineria indica DNA:
- the murG gene encoding undecaprenyldiphospho-muramoylpentapeptide beta-N-acetylglucosaminyltransferase yields the protein MSSMRGTIVIMAGGTGGHIFPGIAVGEALQEQGYKIEWLGANGLELKLVPQHGFPLYSLEIAGIRGNGLKGWLRLPWRLTKAVLDARRFFKRVSPLCVVGFGGFAAGPGGLAAKSLGIPIIIHEQNAVPGLVNRVLSRLSCVNLAAFNAELPHAKVVGNPVREGLLTLSPYEQRYGARSGRPLQILVVGGSQGARILNQVMHAFAQTEMAGAYQIWHQTGEAFYQAHKNDACFQSEHYRLTPFIDDMVEAYGWADLVICRAGALTVSEILVANVASCFIPFAKAVDDHQTKNAEALAEIGAAYLYPESDFNLATLQEMLTHFTREKAIEMASKTKILAKPEATAEIVSVIEKVIES from the coding sequence ATGAGTAGCATGCGTGGAACGATTGTTATTATGGCCGGCGGTACGGGAGGGCATATCTTCCCCGGGATTGCTGTTGGCGAGGCGCTGCAAGAGCAGGGTTATAAAATTGAGTGGCTCGGTGCAAATGGGTTGGAACTTAAACTTGTACCACAGCATGGCTTTCCCCTCTATTCATTAGAGATTGCCGGCATTCGAGGTAATGGCTTGAAGGGGTGGTTAAGGCTTCCATGGCGTTTAACAAAAGCGGTCTTAGATGCGCGTCGCTTCTTTAAGAGAGTCTCACCTCTTTGTGTTGTGGGGTTTGGAGGCTTCGCTGCAGGTCCTGGAGGATTAGCTGCCAAATCGTTAGGGATTCCGATTATTATTCATGAGCAAAATGCCGTGCCCGGTTTGGTTAATAGAGTCTTATCGCGACTCAGCTGTGTTAATTTAGCGGCATTTAATGCCGAGTTACCCCATGCGAAAGTGGTGGGGAATCCTGTTAGAGAGGGATTGTTAACGCTTAGCCCTTATGAGCAACGATATGGCGCACGAAGTGGAAGACCATTACAGATTCTTGTTGTGGGAGGTTCGCAAGGAGCTCGAATCTTAAATCAGGTGATGCATGCTTTTGCTCAAACAGAGATGGCTGGCGCTTATCAAATCTGGCATCAAACAGGGGAGGCTTTCTATCAGGCTCATAAGAATGATGCCTGCTTTCAGAGTGAGCATTATCGCTTAACCCCCTTTATCGATGATATGGTAGAAGCGTATGGATGGGCAGATCTTGTGATCTGTCGTGCAGGCGCTTTGACTGTTTCCGAAATATTAGTGGCAAATGTTGCAAGTTGCTTTATCCCTTTTGCAAAAGCCGTTGATGATCATCAAACCAAAAATGCCGAAGCATTAGCAGAGATTGGAGCTGCGTATCTCTATCCTGAGAGCGACTTTAATCTAGCAACACTTCAAGAGATGTTAACTCATTTTACAAGAGAAAAAGCCATCGAAATGGCGAGTAAAACCAAAATTTTAGCGAAACCTGAAGCGACAGCTGAGATTGTTTCAGTAATTGAAAAGGTCATAGAATCATGA
- the ftsW gene encoding putative lipid II flippase FtsW yields MSKRIPRGVHLDPWLLITSSLFLLIGLLMVTTASGYVAEYYGLSPYHYGIRQGLYIAIGLTFAIFAFKIKLNIWYKLTPILMLFSFVALVLVLIPGIGREVNGALRWIPISFFNFQPAEMAKFAALTYIASYLHRQKDRIGSKISALIIPLFVMGVLGVLLLLEPDFGSTAIIFVVGLGLLFIAGVCLWRFAIVLAPTLIVMAVILYTSPYRRARLSGFLRPWEDAYNQGYQLVNSLIAIGRGKLSGVGIGESMSKLGYLPEAHTDFIFAIYAEEFGFFGVIFLVLIYMIFLYRTFNIGRRAEQLDLNFAAYISYGIGLWLGTQALIHMCVASGLLPTKGLTLPLMSYGGSSIITMMVGLGLLFRVDRVVQLRELQNYQDEQELAAQREIAESKIRVAMK; encoded by the coding sequence ATGTCTAAACGCATTCCTCGTGGTGTCCATCTTGATCCTTGGTTGCTGATCACTTCTTCGCTCTTTCTACTGATTGGGCTCTTGATGGTGACCACGGCATCGGGATATGTTGCAGAGTATTATGGTCTCTCTCCTTACCACTATGGGATTAGACAAGGACTCTATATTGCTATCGGGCTCACTTTCGCCATATTTGCTTTTAAGATTAAACTTAATATCTGGTATAAGCTGACACCGATACTGATGCTCTTCTCTTTTGTTGCACTTGTATTGGTGTTGATTCCCGGCATCGGTCGAGAAGTTAATGGTGCTTTGCGCTGGATTCCCATCTCATTTTTTAACTTTCAGCCAGCCGAGATGGCAAAGTTTGCGGCACTAACCTATATCGCCTCCTATCTTCATCGACAGAAAGATCGGATTGGGTCTAAGATTTCAGCATTGATTATTCCGCTCTTCGTGATGGGTGTTTTAGGCGTTCTGCTCCTTTTAGAGCCTGATTTTGGTTCTACGGCTATCATCTTTGTGGTTGGTTTGGGGTTGCTCTTTATTGCCGGCGTCTGTCTTTGGCGCTTTGCGATTGTGCTGGCGCCGACGTTAATTGTAATGGCCGTTATCCTCTATACTTCCCCCTATCGTCGTGCCCGGTTATCAGGCTTTTTACGCCCATGGGAAGATGCTTATAATCAGGGGTATCAGCTAGTTAACTCCCTGATCGCAATTGGTCGAGGGAAGCTCTCTGGGGTTGGAATCGGTGAGAGCATGTCCAAGCTAGGTTATCTGCCAGAAGCGCATACCGACTTTATTTTTGCAATCTATGCGGAAGAGTTTGGCTTTTTTGGTGTGATTTTCCTCGTTCTCATCTATATGATCTTCCTCTATCGTACTTTCAATATTGGAAGAAGAGCAGAGCAGCTCGATCTCAATTTTGCAGCTTATATCTCTTATGGCATCGGTTTATGGCTAGGAACGCAAGCATTGATTCATATGTGCGTTGCTTCAGGGTTATTGCCAACAAAGGGTTTAACATTACCGCTGATGAGTTATGGGGGATCGAGTATTATCACGATGATGGTGGGCTTAGGGCTGCTCTTTCGGGTTGATCGAGTTGTGCAGTTACGAGAGTTGCAAAACTATCAAGATGAGCAAGAGCTAGCGGCTCAACGGGAGATTGCAGAGAGCAAGATAAGGGTGGCGATGAAATGA
- the murD gene encoding UDP-N-acetylmuramoyl-L-alanine--D-glutamate ligase — MFATDSKHLIVGFGITGLSIAKALTRLGVEKICAIDSRVKPPHEAEMAQLCQKMAIGSFKDSTASDLLESCDYLWISPGVPLVTPELASTIARLPAEHVGGDIELFARLVKENIIAITGTNGKSTVTTLLGSIFAQLPYDLYVGGNLGQPALELWMASEDRKEKVQEPLFILELSSFQLETTYSLQADIGALLNLSRDHLDRYRDYEHYVAAKLALIKQSSEIVIPADEPLIDAFLATELPRRGEEEIARFSLTDNAKTDYYASLERQEVVSRTGEQVSYAKTQLRGQHNLLNIVASVAIAERFGVSLRAIEAGITNYQPLAHRSVKVREIDGVTYYNDSKATNLSSTEAAILGFPERKWLILGGVTKEQDFSPLRELLQKNIAGVALIGKDYSAILPHIPESVPYFECGTLDTALVQLKALALPGEIVLFSPACASFDQFKGFEERGRIFETLVHAL; from the coding sequence ATGTTTGCAACAGACTCAAAGCACTTAATTGTCGGTTTTGGTATTACAGGACTCTCCATTGCAAAAGCCCTTACTCGTTTAGGGGTGGAGAAGATCTGCGCTATTGACTCGAGGGTTAAGCCCCCGCATGAAGCGGAGATGGCACAACTTTGTCAAAAGATGGCAATCGGTAGTTTTAAAGATAGTACTGCAAGTGATCTATTAGAGAGTTGTGATTATCTCTGGATCAGCCCCGGAGTTCCCCTTGTAACGCCAGAGTTGGCCTCTACTATTGCACGGTTGCCGGCAGAACATGTTGGGGGAGATATTGAGCTTTTTGCCCGCCTAGTTAAAGAGAATATTATTGCTATCACCGGCACAAATGGGAAGAGTACTGTCACAACCCTTTTAGGTTCTATCTTTGCGCAACTTCCTTATGATCTCTATGTCGGCGGTAATTTAGGGCAGCCAGCTTTAGAGCTTTGGATGGCTTCAGAGGATCGAAAAGAGAAGGTGCAAGAGCCCCTTTTTATCCTTGAACTCTCCAGTTTTCAGTTAGAGACCACCTACTCATTACAAGCTGATATTGGTGCGTTACTCAATCTTTCGCGAGATCATCTCGATCGATATCGAGATTATGAGCATTATGTTGCGGCGAAATTAGCACTGATTAAACAGTCATCTGAGATTGTTATTCCTGCTGATGAGCCCCTAATCGATGCCTTTTTAGCAACGGAACTACCACGACGTGGCGAGGAGGAGATTGCTCGATTCTCACTGACTGATAATGCGAAGACCGATTATTATGCCTCATTAGAACGTCAAGAAGTTGTGAGCCGTACCGGGGAGCAGGTCAGTTATGCAAAGACACAATTAAGGGGACAGCATAATCTTCTTAATATTGTTGCATCTGTAGCAATTGCAGAACGATTTGGCGTTTCATTAAGAGCGATAGAGGCGGGCATTACCAATTATCAGCCATTAGCACATCGTTCTGTCAAGGTCCGGGAAATTGATGGGGTGACCTACTATAACGATTCAAAGGCGACAAATCTCTCTTCAACAGAAGCTGCTATTTTGGGCTTCCCCGAGCGAAAATGGTTGATTTTAGGGGGCGTTACTAAAGAGCAAGATTTTTCACCGCTTAGAGAACTTCTACAAAAAAATATTGCGGGAGTTGCGCTGATTGGAAAGGATTATTCCGCGATACTGCCTCATATTCCAGAGAGCGTTCCCTATTTTGAGTGTGGGACTCTTGATACTGCATTGGTTCAATTAAAAGCGTTAGCTTTGCCGGGGGAGATTGTTCTTTTTTCCCCTGCTTGTGCAAGTTTTGATCAATTTAAGGGGTTTGAAGAGCGAGGTCGTATCTTTGAGACATTAGTTCATGCGCTATAA
- the hpf gene encoding ribosome hibernation-promoting factor, HPF/YfiA family, which yields MNLNLTGQGLELTDGLRSRVEEKFSRLDRYSEHITSAHVVLTIKDKRQIAEITVTVAKGKDLHAEATTEDMYLSIDELSGKIERQLLKQKDKAITAERKQGHEIRHEEGKE from the coding sequence ATGAATCTTAATTTAACAGGTCAAGGCTTAGAGTTAACAGATGGGCTTCGTAGTAGAGTAGAAGAGAAATTCTCACGTTTAGATCGTTATAGTGAGCATATTACAAGTGCGCATGTGGTATTAACTATTAAAGATAAGCGCCAAATTGCAGAGATCACTGTGACTGTTGCAAAGGGAAAAGATCTTCATGCGGAAGCCACCACAGAAGATATGTACCTCTCGATTGATGAGTTGTCTGGAAAAATTGAGCGTCAACTTCTCAAGCAGAAAGATAAAGCGATAACCGCAGAGCGAAAACAAGGACATGAGATTCGTCATGAAGAGGGGAAAGAGTAG
- the mutM gene encoding bifunctional DNA-formamidopyrimidine glycosylase/DNA-(apurinic or apyrimidinic site) lyase translates to MPELPEVETVRAGIAPHIEGATIRGVEVYHRQLRYPIPEAIETLYNATIEKVERRAKYLILTTTRGRVLIHLGMSGAIRILPDDFEHKKHDHFVLRLSGNQALIYNDPRRFGFILLYGKDESIPFLEKLAPEPLTDQFTAAYLHPKLKGRTRPIKSILMDQAFVVGAGNIYANESLFMAGIDPQRPANNLSLEEVERLVQEVKKVLARAIEQGGTTLKDFTTPDGSPGYFAQELLVYGQKGQPCPLCGQEIERIVIGNRATYFCSQCQK, encoded by the coding sequence ATGCCTGAATTACCAGAAGTTGAGACCGTCCGTGCAGGAATAGCGCCCCATATTGAAGGAGCAACAATTCGTGGTGTTGAGGTCTACCATCGCCAGTTACGTTATCCGATCCCTGAGGCGATTGAGACACTCTACAATGCAACAATTGAGAAGGTGGAGAGGCGAGCGAAGTATCTGATCCTGACCACGACTCGAGGAAGAGTTTTAATCCATTTAGGAATGTCCGGCGCCATTCGAATTTTGCCTGATGATTTTGAGCATAAAAAGCATGATCATTTTGTCTTACGGCTCTCAGGTAATCAGGCGTTGATCTACAATGACCCTCGTCGCTTTGGCTTTATTCTCCTCTATGGTAAGGATGAATCGATCCCTTTTTTAGAGAAATTAGCACCAGAACCACTCACGGATCAATTTACGGCAGCCTATCTCCACCCTAAGTTGAAAGGAAGAACGCGGCCGATTAAATCGATCTTAATGGATCAAGCCTTTGTTGTAGGTGCTGGCAATATCTATGCGAATGAGTCGCTCTTTATGGCGGGAATAGATCCGCAACGCCCGGCAAATAATCTCTCATTAGAAGAGGTTGAACGCCTTGTTCAGGAGGTTAAGAAGGTGTTAGCGCGAGCAATCGAGCAGGGTGGAACGACCCTAAAAGATTTTACGACACCCGATGGTAGTCCCGGCTATTTTGCCCAAGAGCTCTTAGTTTATGGGCAAAAAGGTCAACCTTGTCCTCTTTGCGGGCAAGAGATCGAGCGTATTGTTATAGGGAATCGGGCAACTTACTTCTGTTCTCAATGTCAGAAATAG
- a CDS encoding DUF2069 domain-containing protein: MRPIVSISRISALASYLALFFFTIFCIVTNAIYPEQPRIFLIIGLLMPLVFPARGLLRAKRFTHAWTSFLSLFYLIAATDIWVSGYPGIGSIYFLLTIILFVSTILYARYSPLPFRE; encoded by the coding sequence ATGCGTCCGATTGTCTCAATTTCAAGAATCAGTGCACTTGCTTCCTATCTTGCACTCTTCTTCTTTACTATCTTCTGTATTGTGACCAATGCAATCTATCCAGAACAACCGAGAATATTTCTGATTATCGGACTTCTAATGCCCCTCGTGTTCCCTGCGCGCGGATTGCTTCGTGCAAAGCGATTTACACATGCCTGGACAAGTTTCCTCTCCCTCTTCTACCTGATCGCTGCAACCGATATTTGGGTATCAGGATATCCCGGCATTGGCAGTATCTATTTTCTTTTAACCATTATTCTTTTTGTCAGCACGATTCTCTACGCTCGCTACAGTCCGCTCCCTTTCAGAGAATAA